In bacterium, the genomic window TCCGGACAGACGTTCGAGAATCGTAACCCCGCAGATACAAACGACTTAATAGGCAATTTCCAGCTCTCGACAGAGCAAGATGTTGACGCCGCCGTGGCAGCTGCCAAGGTCGCCTACCCTGCCTGGCGCGACACACCCGCTCCCGCCCGAGCGGAGATAATGTACCGGGTTGCACACATCATGCGCGAGCAAAAGGAAGAAATTGCGCAACTTATGACGCGCGAGATGGGCAAGGTTCTTGCGGAGACTCGGGGCGATACTCAGGAAGGCATTGATACAGCTGACTTTGCAGCCGGCGAGGGCCGCAGAATGCACGGGCAGACCGTTCCGTCGGAGTTGCCCAACAAAGCAGCTTACGTAATCAGGCGACCTATGGGCGTATGGGGACTGATCACTCCGTGGAACTTTCCAATGGCTATTCCCACATGGAAGATCTTCCCCGCTATAACTACAGGAAATACGATAGTTATCAAACCGGCAACAGACACGCCCGCGACTTGCGCAAAGCTTATCGAGATTCTGGATAAGGCAGGCGTGCCCAAAGGCGTTGTAAATTACGTAACTGGGTCAGGTAGACAAGTGGGTGAACGGCTCATCAACCACCCCGACATAAAAGGCATAAGCTTCACAGGTTCGTCGGATGTAGGCAAACACATCGCAGAGGCGTGCGGAAGGACCTTAAAACGCTGCTCGCTCGAGCTTGGCGGCAAGAATGCCCAGATAGTGATGGACGACGCAAATCTCGAACTTGCGGTAGATGGCGCGCTCTGGGGCGCATTCGGCACAACCGGTCAGCGCTGTACCGCGACATCGAGGATCATCGTTCACAAAAAAGTGCACGCAAAATTTTTGAAGCTACTCGTCGACCGCGCGAAGAAGTTGAAGGTCGGCAACGGCCTTATCGAAAGCGTTCAAATGGGGCCACTTGTATCGGAGGCTCAGCGCAAGGTGGTTGAGCACTATGTGCGCATCGGCGTTGACCAGGACAAGGCCAAGCTCGTTTGCGGCGGGCATGCCCTCACGAAAGGCGACCTGGCAAAGGGCTGGTTCTTTGAACCCACGATTTTTGATAAGGTTACGCCCACCATGCGGATCGCGCAGGAGGAGATTTTCGGACCCGTGCTCTCGGTCATCACGGTCGAGGATCTTGACGAGGCCATAAGTGTTCTGAACGGCACCGTTTACGGGCTTTCCTCATCGATTTACACGCAGGACGTGAACAGCGCAATGCGCGCGATCGAGCGCATCGAGGCCGGCATAACCTACGTAAACGGGCCGACTATCGGCGCGGAGTGCCACCTGCCCTTCGGCGGAGTCAAGGAGACCGGCAACGGACACAGAGAAGGCGGCTGGACCGCGTACGAAATCTTTACGGAGCAGAAAACAGTTTACATTGATTATTCGGGCAAGCTCCAGCGTGCTCAGATAGATAATAAGTAAGCAGCCAAAGGCTACCTGCGATCTTTTTACCGACGGTAAAAAGGAGCATTGAAACGTGCGCAGATAGACAACAAATAGAATTCCCCTCCCCCTTTATCCCCCTCCACCAAGGAGGGGGATTTTTTTGTTGAGAGGGTACATGCGATCTTTTTACCGAAGGCAAAAAGGAGCATAGAAGCGTGCTCAGATAGATAATAAATAACGGTTTTCATAAAGCTCATTTGAATTTATAGTCAAAAATCTCACTCCGAGTGAGATTAGCTCGTCGAAGTCGAGATTCGAAGACACGTTTACATCGATTATTCAGGTAAGTTGCAGAGGCTCAGATAGATAATAAGGAATCTATAATGTTACCTCCCCCTCGACGGGGGAGGATAAAGGTGGGGGTGATTTCTTGTTTCACCCTCCCCCTACCCCCTCCCGTCTAAGGAGGGGTAAGTAAAAGGTCGATTCAAATGTAGGGGCCGGTCTTTAGACCGGCCCGACTAGTTATCCGGGCCGACCTGAAGGTCGACCCCTACGATCTTCCCCCTTTGGAGATGTGGAGGTGTGTCAGGGGTTACGAG contains:
- a CDS encoding aldehyde dehydrogenase family protein, with the protein product MADLYKNFIGGRWVESKSGQTFENRNPADTNDLIGNFQLSTEQDVDAAVAAAKVAYPAWRDTPAPARAEIMYRVAHIMREQKEEIAQLMTREMGKVLAETRGDTQEGIDTADFAAGEGRRMHGQTVPSELPNKAAYVIRRPMGVWGLITPWNFPMAIPTWKIFPAITTGNTIVIKPATDTPATCAKLIEILDKAGVPKGVVNYVTGSGRQVGERLINHPDIKGISFTGSSDVGKHIAEACGRTLKRCSLELGGKNAQIVMDDANLELAVDGALWGAFGTTGQRCTATSRIIVHKKVHAKFLKLLVDRAKKLKVGNGLIESVQMGPLVSEAQRKVVEHYVRIGVDQDKAKLVCGGHALTKGDLAKGWFFEPTIFDKVTPTMRIAQEEIFGPVLSVITVEDLDEAISVLNGTVYGLSSSIYTQDVNSAMRAIERIEAGITYVNGPTIGAECHLPFGGVKETGNGHREGGWTAYEIFTEQKTVYIDYSGKLQRAQIDNK